The following are encoded in a window of Salinibacter ruber DSM 13855 genomic DNA:
- the lptB gene encoding LPS export ABC transporter ATP-binding protein, with translation MSASSPDGSFVDRDASGEPATLAARHLTKRYDKRAVVDDVSLDVNQGEIVGLLGPNGAGKTTTFHMIVGMIRPNEGSIHLEDDDITRLPMYKRARRGVGYLAQETSVFRELTVEDNLHAVLEFQSMSDADRTARVESLIEEFGLERVRDSKGYELSGGERRRTEIARALSTRPRFFLLDEPFAGVDPIAVEDIQSIVAGLQERGIGVLITDHNVHETLAITDRAYLLYEGHILKHGTAEELAADPEVRKRYLGEKFSLERY, from the coding sequence ATGAGTGCCTCGTCCCCCGACGGGTCCTTTGTGGACCGAGACGCCTCCGGCGAGCCGGCGACGCTTGCGGCGCGTCACCTCACGAAGCGATACGACAAGCGGGCCGTGGTGGACGACGTGAGCCTCGACGTCAATCAGGGCGAGATCGTGGGGCTCCTCGGCCCGAACGGCGCCGGCAAGACGACGACCTTCCACATGATCGTGGGCATGATTCGTCCAAACGAGGGATCCATCCACCTGGAGGACGACGACATCACGCGACTCCCGATGTACAAGCGGGCCCGACGCGGGGTGGGGTACCTGGCCCAAGAAACCTCCGTGTTTCGGGAGCTTACGGTGGAAGATAATTTGCACGCGGTGTTGGAATTCCAGTCGATGAGCGACGCGGACCGCACCGCCCGCGTGGAGTCGCTCATCGAAGAGTTTGGGTTGGAGCGGGTGCGAGACTCGAAGGGATACGAGCTGTCCGGGGGCGAGCGCCGCCGCACCGAGATTGCGCGGGCCCTTTCGACCCGGCCCCGGTTCTTTTTGCTCGACGAGCCGTTCGCGGGCGTCGACCCGATCGCGGTCGAGGACATTCAAAGCATCGTCGCGGGCCTTCAGGAGCGCGGCATCGGGGTGCTCATCACGGACCACAACGTACACGAAACCCTTGCAATCACGGATCGCGCCTATTTACTATACGAGGGGCACATCTTGAAGCACGGCACCGCGGAAGAGCTTGCGGCCGACCCCGAGGTGCGCAAGCGGTATCTCGGCGAGAAATTTTCGCTCGAGCGGTACTAG
- a CDS encoding GNAT family N-acetyltransferase: MDTPPPVPDVTPLRGERVTFTPLRMENIHTHFRWNNDPELNRLDSEVPYEEESFGAFKGRFERMCEESSPSTRTFEIHALEEDTLIGVAYAAHINPHSRHAKVGITIGDRDYWGRGYGRASFEMLLSYCFDQGNLHRVSAETFEYHTAWRDLIEGMGFTREGTARDYLRRDGRYWDKGLYALLAPAYRARRGEARQEPSVEAA, translated from the coding sequence ATGGATACACCGCCCCCTGTTCCCGACGTGACGCCGCTGCGCGGAGAGCGGGTCACGTTTACGCCGCTCCGAATGGAAAACATCCACACGCACTTCCGCTGGAACAACGACCCGGAATTGAATCGCCTCGACAGTGAGGTTCCGTACGAGGAGGAGTCGTTCGGGGCGTTTAAGGGGCGGTTCGAGCGCATGTGTGAAGAGTCGTCCCCCTCGACCCGGACGTTCGAAATTCATGCCCTCGAAGAGGACACGCTCATCGGCGTGGCCTATGCGGCGCACATCAATCCGCACAGCCGCCACGCGAAGGTCGGCATCACGATTGGGGATCGGGACTACTGGGGCCGTGGCTACGGTCGCGCCTCGTTTGAGATGCTGCTCTCGTACTGCTTCGATCAGGGAAACCTGCACCGCGTGAGCGCGGAGACCTTCGAGTACCACACGGCGTGGCGGGACCTGATCGAAGGAATGGGATTCACGAGGGAAGGAACGGCGCGGGACTACCTGCGCCGAGACGGGCGCTACTGGGACAAGGGCCTGTACGCCCTCTTGGCACCAGCGTATCGGGCACGCCGAGGGGAGGCACGGCAGGAGCCGTCCGTGGAGGCGGCGTGA
- the menC gene encoding o-succinylbenzoate synthase codes for MPVTISEGALYRYALPLTAPLKLGSEAVTRRRGVLVRLTTEEGCVGWGDAAPLPGFSDETRGDVEQHARAALPRWTGTSFFDAQGDLDAMLQDLPFEAEAPSSFRFAMEGAVVGAAAAAHEASVPEMLGTPRQTVALNALLPRSGANGPTQAVRRQEEGYRAVKVKVGRGGVEEDVERVRAIRKALDASVALRADANRAWSFDEAVTFADGIDDLHIAYVEEPLADPARLDDFIERTSLPVALDETTREVPPATLRGLPGVTAVVLKPTLLGGLQRTREWGRVARDAGAAPVLSGSYESGVGIQMLVALAASGPAVPVGLSTYDRLAADVYAPPLPIGGPNVDVPAVATPSTARIAWERLDLIERVSA; via the coding sequence ATGCCTGTGACGATCTCGGAGGGTGCCTTGTACAGGTACGCGCTTCCGCTCACCGCACCGCTCAAGCTGGGGAGCGAGGCGGTGACCCGGCGCCGAGGCGTGCTCGTGCGGCTGACGACGGAGGAGGGCTGCGTCGGCTGGGGCGACGCCGCGCCCTTGCCGGGCTTCAGTGACGAAACACGGGGGGACGTTGAACAGCACGCCCGCGCCGCACTTCCCCGCTGGACGGGCACATCCTTCTTCGACGCTCAGGGGGACCTCGACGCCATGCTGCAGGACCTTCCCTTCGAGGCGGAGGCGCCGTCGTCCTTCCGGTTTGCGATGGAGGGGGCTGTGGTGGGGGCCGCCGCTGCGGCCCACGAGGCGTCCGTTCCGGAGATGCTGGGGACGCCGCGACAAACCGTGGCGCTGAACGCTCTGCTTCCGCGCTCCGGGGCGAATGGCCCCACACAGGCCGTGCGGCGGCAAGAGGAGGGCTACCGGGCCGTCAAGGTGAAGGTGGGGCGGGGGGGGGTTGAAGAAGACGTTGAGCGCGTCCGGGCGATCCGGAAGGCCCTCGACGCGTCCGTTGCTCTTCGTGCCGACGCAAACCGCGCCTGGTCGTTTGATGAGGCCGTGACGTTCGCGGACGGCATCGACGATCTGCACATCGCCTACGTGGAGGAGCCCCTCGCCGACCCAGCCCGCCTGGATGATTTCATCGAGAGAACGAGTCTCCCCGTGGCGCTCGACGAGACGACCCGGGAAGTCCCGCCCGCAACCCTCCGAGGCCTGCCGGGCGTGACGGCCGTCGTCCTCAAGCCGACGCTTCTCGGGGGCCTGCAGCGCACACGAGAGTGGGGGCGCGTCGCACGAGATGCGGGCGCAGCCCCCGTCCTCAGCGGCTCCTACGAGTCCGGGGTCGGGATTCAGATGCTCGTGGCGCTGGCGGCGTCCGGGCCGGCGGTGCCCGTGGGCCTTTCCACGTACGACCGCCTCGCGGCCGACGTGTACGCCCCTCCGCTCCCGATCGGCGGCCCGAACGTGGACGTGCCCGCCGTCGCGACGCCCTCCACGGCCCGCATCGCGTGGGAGCGGCTCGATCTCATCGAACGCGTTTCGGCCTGA
- a CDS encoding OstA-like protein has product MTDPFDHRMWHLLGRALLVATVGIAWMGGGTEAWAQAEDDTSRAAPTGVEPAGLDSLPTGETVPPPTPVQPASDTSDPPRAFVNADSLIRREKRVQDLYGDVFVRQDLTRLRSDYARRYLSRSELLFTDNVVIYERGDTLRADTVRYDRATEVGYARGNVRLTNGEVNVRADSARYFASEKRSVFPDSVVLVDGDRVLRAQRGTYWSDEGRAEFGGRVRLTEPGTTLLSDSLTYYRDRDRSVAYGNVFIDRRGDDGADADTTARTYLFGNRADNREARRYSRVEGDALLVRVRMDSTGAPSDTLVVAARRLEAFRTDMRRRLVAVDSVRIWQPDLSATADSAVYDRVVATTPDSVAGRRPPIDTTRPPPDSVAPQAGSDSLRAAAPTASPPVPSQKQATAPPDSTGGRDRPVPDTSARSAAVGPSGRSSPTARRGARGAPAPASRRWDTPTARADSALPIEETRLFRSPTTWFDDSQVWGDSIRVRARNRRPDTVFVRGAGFAAQRDSVLDRIQQLKAETITAFFEEGTLHRIRARPNARAIRFLAAENDSLNGAARTSGDRIELRFVDGSVRRVSVIGGTQTTYYRNSENIPDPFQLEGFQWTPARRPIRGKLLRDARVRRRLGQGPARRDRPVAGPVPPLGAEGTWAFGADSTAQTGPEPPYPADPMPVYLWQGMVPERSSSDSTDRGPAVPPDSLRSPLPSDTLSTMPSPDS; this is encoded by the coding sequence ATGACTGATCCCTTCGACCATCGGATGTGGCACCTCCTGGGACGCGCCCTGTTGGTGGCGACGGTTGGAATTGCGTGGATGGGAGGTGGAACCGAGGCGTGGGCCCAGGCCGAAGACGACACGTCCCGTGCGGCCCCGACTGGGGTAGAGCCGGCGGGCTTGGACTCGCTGCCGACAGGGGAGACCGTGCCGCCGCCCACGCCGGTACAGCCAGCATCCGACACAAGCGACCCCCCGCGGGCCTTCGTCAACGCCGACTCGCTGATCCGGAGGGAAAAGCGTGTGCAGGACCTGTACGGGGATGTCTTCGTCCGCCAAGACTTGACGCGATTGCGGTCGGACTACGCCCGGCGGTACCTCTCCCGCAGCGAGCTCCTCTTTACCGACAACGTGGTCATCTACGAACGGGGCGACACCCTCCGGGCCGATACGGTGCGGTACGACCGCGCGACCGAAGTCGGGTACGCCCGCGGCAACGTGCGGTTGACGAACGGTGAGGTAAACGTCCGGGCAGACAGCGCGCGATACTTCGCCTCGGAGAAGCGCTCGGTTTTTCCCGACAGCGTCGTGCTCGTTGACGGCGATCGAGTGCTGCGGGCCCAGCGGGGCACGTACTGGTCCGACGAGGGCCGGGCGGAATTTGGGGGACGCGTGCGGCTCACCGAGCCGGGGACGACGCTTCTCTCGGACTCCCTGACGTACTACCGCGACCGCGATCGGTCTGTGGCCTACGGAAACGTCTTCATCGACCGGCGGGGCGACGACGGGGCGGACGCCGACACCACGGCGCGGACCTATTTGTTCGGAAATCGGGCGGACAACCGGGAGGCCCGTCGCTACAGCCGGGTGGAGGGCGACGCGCTGCTGGTCCGAGTCCGGATGGACTCGACGGGCGCCCCAAGCGACACCCTGGTGGTCGCGGCCCGTCGCCTGGAGGCCTTCCGCACGGACATGCGTCGTCGGCTCGTGGCGGTGGATTCGGTGCGCATCTGGCAGCCCGACCTTTCTGCCACGGCGGATTCCGCGGTGTACGACCGCGTCGTCGCCACCACCCCCGACAGCGTCGCCGGTCGGCGGCCCCCGATCGACACGACCCGCCCGCCGCCAGACTCTGTGGCCCCACAGGCCGGTTCCGACTCACTTCGGGCCGCTGCCCCCACAGCCTCCCCGCCCGTTCCTTCCCAAAAACAGGCAACGGCCCCACCCGATTCGACCGGCGGTCGGGACCGACCCGTGCCCGACACGTCGGCGCGCTCTGCCGCGGTGGGCCCCTCCGGCCGCTCCTCTCCTACAGCCCGGCGAGGTGCCCGTGGGGCCCCGGCACCGGCGTCCCGGAGGTGGGACACCCCAACGGCACGGGCCGACAGCGCCCTGCCGATTGAGGAAACCCGCCTGTTCCGGTCCCCCACGACGTGGTTCGACGACAGTCAGGTATGGGGCGACTCCATTCGGGTCCGGGCCCGAAATCGACGCCCGGATACTGTGTTTGTCCGGGGGGCTGGATTCGCGGCCCAGCGCGATTCGGTGCTGGACCGAATCCAGCAACTGAAGGCCGAGACCATCACCGCCTTCTTTGAGGAGGGCACCCTTCACCGAATCCGGGCCCGCCCCAATGCCCGGGCCATCCGGTTCCTGGCGGCCGAGAACGATTCCCTGAACGGGGCGGCCCGGACGTCCGGCGACCGCATCGAGCTGCGTTTCGTGGACGGCAGCGTCCGGCGGGTGAGCGTCATTGGGGGGACGCAGACCACCTACTACCGGAACAGTGAGAACATCCCGGACCCTTTTCAGCTGGAGGGCTTTCAATGGACGCCAGCACGGCGCCCGATCCGAGGCAAGCTGCTCCGGGACGCCCGGGTGCGGCGGCGGCTCGGTCAAGGGCCGGCGCGTCGCGACCGCCCGGTGGCCGGGCCGGTGCCTCCGTTGGGCGCCGAGGGAACGTGGGCCTTTGGGGCCGACTCGACCGCCCAGACCGGGCCCGAACCGCCGTACCCCGCAGACCCCATGCCCGTGTACCTCTGGCAGGGGATGGTGCCCGAACGTTCGTCTTCGGACTCTACGGATCGGGGCCCGGCAGTCCCGCCCGACTCCCTGCGATCCCCCCTGCCGTCAGACACCCTCAGCACAATGCCCAGTCCCGACTCATGA
- the menE gene encoding o-succinylbenzoate--CoA ligase has protein sequence MAAGPHAPCPIHCHAQARPDALALWTSDRRWTYAALDAAVAATGRHLRERGWADGARVALRLPRGPAFVVLLWALWREGAVAAPISTRLPDVEAWRATSRLHARGLITRNREALNEGDGGADAVPPESIVVRNVTSRPASTARPIRRRATILFTSGSTGRPTAVLHSWANHLYSAKGANANVPLRAGDRWLLSLPLYHVGGLAILVRCALAGAAVAVPGRDASVSEAVATTGATHLSLVPTQLRRLLDARQGRAPERVRAVLVGGGPIPSGLLRRGSDRGWPLHTSYGSTEMASQITTTSPGASRADLQTAGRRLPHRRVQIAEDGHILVAGPSLCVGVIEGDTIQDPREDGWYPTGDVGHFDAQGRLHVQGRVDRQFVSGGENIQPEEIEAALERVDEIERAVVVAVPHEAYGHRPVAFVRTRGPLRPDAWRQTLSTSLPKFKLPDAIRSLPEAAVDGQLKVDHEALRQRARRG, from the coding sequence ATGGCTGCCGGCCCCCATGCCCCGTGTCCGATTCATTGCCACGCCCAGGCGCGTCCCGATGCCTTGGCGCTCTGGACGTCCGACCGACGGTGGACGTACGCGGCACTTGACGCAGCGGTCGCGGCCACCGGGCGGCACCTGCGGGAGCGGGGGTGGGCCGACGGGGCACGCGTCGCGCTTCGGCTGCCGCGAGGACCGGCGTTTGTGGTGCTGCTGTGGGCCTTGTGGCGCGAGGGGGCCGTGGCCGCCCCGATCAGTACCCGCCTCCCGGACGTGGAGGCCTGGCGGGCCACGAGTCGGCTCCACGCCCGTGGTCTCATCACCCGGAACCGTGAGGCGCTAAACGAAGGAGACGGGGGGGCAGACGCCGTGCCTCCTGAGTCGATCGTGGTCCGGAACGTCACGAGCAGGCCCGCGTCGACCGCCCGGCCGATCCGTCGCCGGGCGACCATTCTCTTCACGTCCGGCAGCACGGGCCGTCCGACCGCCGTCCTGCACTCCTGGGCAAATCACCTGTACAGCGCGAAGGGGGCGAACGCGAACGTACCCCTCCGGGCCGGGGATCGGTGGCTGCTTTCGCTGCCGTTGTATCACGTGGGGGGACTGGCCATCCTCGTTCGGTGTGCGCTGGCCGGGGCCGCCGTCGCGGTGCCGGGCCGGGACGCGTCTGTTTCGGAGGCGGTGGCTACGACCGGGGCGACCCACCTGTCCCTCGTGCCGACCCAGCTCCGTCGCCTCCTGGATGCACGACAGGGGCGGGCCCCGGAGCGGGTGCGCGCCGTCCTCGTCGGAGGGGGGCCCATCCCGTCCGGACTCCTGCGCCGGGGCTCCGATCGGGGATGGCCCCTGCACACCAGCTACGGCTCCACCGAGATGGCATCGCAGATCACCACGACATCCCCTGGGGCCTCGCGTGCGGACCTGCAGACGGCCGGGCGCCGGCTCCCGCACCGCCGCGTGCAGATTGCGGAGGACGGCCACATCCTCGTTGCGGGGCCGTCCTTGTGCGTGGGCGTAATCGAAGGGGACACCATCCAGGATCCGCGCGAAGACGGCTGGTACCCGACGGGCGACGTGGGGCACTTCGATGCACAGGGACGCCTCCACGTGCAGGGGCGTGTCGATCGGCAGTTCGTCTCGGGGGGGGAGAACATCCAGCCCGAAGAGATTGAGGCGGCGCTTGAACGGGTCGACGAGATCGAGCGGGCGGTGGTCGTGGCGGTTCCTCACGAGGCCTACGGGCATCGGCCCGTGGCCTTCGTCCGGACGCGCGGCCCCCTGCGGCCGGACGCCTGGCGCCAGACGCTGTCGACGTCCCTCCCCAAATTTAAGCTCCCGGATGCCATTCGCTCCCTTCCCGAGGCCGCCGTGGACGGGCAGTTGAAAGTGGACCATGAGGCCCTGCGTCAACGGGCCCGGAGGGGGTAG
- a CDS encoding 1,4-dihydroxy-2-naphthoate polyprenyltransferase has translation MRLYERSSCLLQPPDYSLMNDSTDAQDVSQARVWLWAARPKTLGAAVAPVLVGTGMALEAGAWHLLSALLALAGAVLIQVGVNYHNDYADYVQGADTQERVGPLRVTQAGLVAPQTMRRATILVFGLAVMAGLYLIARGGWPILAVGVASIGAAIWYTAGRYSLAALGLADVFVFVFFGPVAVGGTYYVQALSLPTEVLLAGGGPGLLSIGILLVNNVRDVAEDRRAGKRTLVVRFGRRFGVAAYGACLVGALLLAGLLAAGLFGTTPHPWAALPLGLLPLAIGPIRRLSETTDPEKLNPLLGATGRILVLWALLFAVGWNL, from the coding sequence GTGCGCTTGTATGAACGCTCGTCTTGTTTGCTGCAACCCCCCGACTACTCACTCATGAACGATTCGACGGACGCCCAGGACGTGAGCCAGGCACGTGTCTGGCTGTGGGCGGCCCGGCCCAAAACGCTCGGGGCGGCCGTTGCCCCTGTGCTCGTCGGGACGGGGATGGCCCTTGAGGCCGGCGCGTGGCACCTCCTCTCGGCGCTCCTGGCCCTTGCCGGGGCGGTGCTCATCCAGGTCGGGGTGAACTACCACAACGACTACGCCGACTACGTGCAGGGCGCGGACACCCAAGAGCGAGTGGGGCCGCTCCGGGTCACGCAGGCCGGGCTCGTGGCCCCTCAGACGATGCGACGGGCCACGATTCTGGTCTTCGGCCTCGCCGTGATGGCCGGCCTCTACCTCATCGCGCGGGGCGGGTGGCCCATTCTGGCCGTGGGCGTGGCGTCGATTGGGGCAGCCATCTGGTACACCGCGGGCCGGTATTCCCTCGCGGCCCTCGGGCTGGCCGATGTGTTTGTGTTCGTGTTCTTCGGCCCCGTGGCGGTGGGGGGCACCTACTACGTGCAGGCCCTGTCGCTGCCGACAGAGGTGCTCCTCGCCGGGGGCGGGCCGGGGCTGCTGTCGATCGGCATTCTACTGGTGAACAATGTTCGAGACGTGGCGGAAGACCGTCGGGCCGGCAAGCGGACGCTCGTCGTGCGCTTCGGCCGGCGATTTGGGGTCGCCGCGTACGGGGCCTGCCTGGTCGGGGCCCTGTTGCTCGCAGGACTTTTGGCAGCGGGCCTGTTCGGCACGACGCCTCACCCGTGGGCGGCCCTGCCCCTCGGGTTGCTCCCGCTCGCGATCGGGCCCATCCGGAGACTGTCCGAGACGACGGATCCGGAAAAGCTGAACCCACTGCTCGGGGCGACCGGCCGGATCCTGGTGCTGTGGGCCCTCCTCTTCGCCGTTGGCTGGAACCTCTGA
- a CDS encoding STAS domain-containing protein gives MSFDAETASSETVIIHVGEALDFRNADDFKETFQEHVDDGVRQFILDFSDTEVLDSTGLGSIFSLYRAISPDDGKVAFADVSEPVQVVVQLTRTYKVFRQFPSVDAAREAFSG, from the coding sequence ATGAGCTTTGACGCCGAGACCGCTTCCTCCGAAACCGTCATCATCCATGTTGGGGAAGCCTTAGACTTTCGGAACGCAGACGACTTCAAGGAGACATTCCAGGAGCACGTTGACGACGGCGTTCGGCAGTTTATTCTCGACTTTTCCGACACAGAAGTGCTCGACTCCACCGGCCTCGGGTCCATCTTTTCGCTGTACCGGGCCATCTCGCCGGACGACGGAAAGGTCGCCTTCGCGGACGTGTCGGAGCCGGTTCAGGTGGTCGTCCAGTTGACCCGAACGTACAAGGTCTTTCGCCAATTCCCGTCCGTGGACGCCGCCCGCGAGGCGTTTTCGGGATAG
- the lptC gene encoding LPS export ABC transporter periplasmic protein LptC, translated as MGGGLLAGGCEHRTRPGGTDRDKTTRGPTPKHVSWDAAFNMSEDGRPRAVLRARRMEQYQTDDSTYSVWRSMDDTTKVRVYLFDEEGDSSATVTADSLVFQDQKGVLDAYRNVVVTTEDNKRLESEHLTWHQADRTIRTRRFVRIRTPSEVVQGDGLVADEDLETYQLGRFSAEVDVDEDDDTDEQQ; from the coding sequence GTGGGGGGAGGGCTTCTGGCCGGCGGCTGCGAGCACCGAACGCGACCGGGAGGAACCGACCGGGACAAAACGACGAGGGGACCGACGCCCAAACACGTGAGTTGGGATGCCGCGTTCAACATGTCGGAGGACGGACGACCGCGGGCCGTTCTCCGGGCTCGTCGGATGGAGCAGTACCAGACCGACGACAGTACCTACTCGGTCTGGCGCTCGATGGACGACACGACGAAGGTGCGGGTGTACCTTTTCGACGAAGAAGGTGATTCTTCGGCCACCGTCACGGCCGACAGTTTGGTGTTTCAGGACCAGAAGGGCGTGCTGGATGCGTACCGAAACGTGGTCGTGACCACCGAAGATAACAAACGGCTCGAAAGCGAACACCTTACGTGGCACCAGGCCGACCGGACGATCCGCACCCGCCGGTTCGTGCGCATCCGCACGCCCTCGGAAGTGGTTCAGGGGGACGGGCTCGTCGCGGACGAGGATCTCGAAACGTACCAGCTCGGACGGTTTTCGGCGGAGGTGGACGTCGACGAGGACGACGACACGGATGAACAGCAGTGA
- a CDS encoding ATP-binding protein encodes MDPFTKTYTDLDRAIDEVRTLSDDWPVSQQDGAIDDETLHCTCLVLHEWIANLHQHARFRNGTPMVEIRLTCDAQRVTCSVLDNSDGFDLTSYLPADDEDPEAFPERGMGLRIIKTCTDDLSYSPTEDGLHRFEFIIPSDHDPWLNTLF; translated from the coding sequence ATGGACCCCTTTACGAAGACGTACACGGACCTCGATCGGGCGATCGACGAGGTGCGTACCCTCTCTGATGATTGGCCCGTCTCTCAACAAGACGGCGCAATCGACGACGAAACGCTTCACTGCACGTGCCTTGTGCTCCACGAGTGGATTGCGAACCTCCACCAGCACGCCCGCTTCCGGAACGGCACCCCGATGGTTGAAATCCGGCTGACCTGTGACGCCCAGCGGGTGACCTGCTCGGTGCTCGACAACTCGGACGGCTTCGACCTCACCTCCTACCTCCCGGCCGACGACGAGGACCCGGAGGCCTTCCCGGAGCGCGGCATGGGCCTCCGGATCATCAAGACGTGCACCGATGACCTTTCGTATTCGCCGACGGAGGACGGCCTTCACCGCTTCGAATTTATCATCCCCTCCGACCACGATCCATGGCTGAACACACTATTTTAG
- a CDS encoding SpoIIE family protein phosphatase yields the protein MAEHTILVVEDDSTVRELLKYRLGKHYEVYTATNGEEALDQIEETIPDLIISDIMMPKMDGFALQSALQTDKNTRVIPFIFLTARADEEARQQGERKGVDDYITKPFDMETLLSRVERLLERIDMFQTQLDAEIGRDFSNRLLPDETPEIGGYELDFYSESREQGGGDLFDWTETDEGTYFLTIGDVMGKGLRAKFYAFSFLSYVRGTLHTLLEESTSPAALMGELNDMLLNDDVLEDTFATFLLLHWDPHAHTVTYANAGHCRPVLVRPDGATIHEHSDLILGLEEDVRFSEVSLDLDPSTALVSYTDGLTEQHTQDGSMLGEDGVRDLAVEAYGGDAPIQALLDGVLSRSPSDSFEDDLLVVWLERLAD from the coding sequence ATGGCTGAACACACTATTTTAGTTGTCGAGGATGATAGCACGGTTCGGGAGCTTCTGAAGTACCGCCTCGGCAAGCACTACGAGGTCTACACCGCCACAAATGGCGAGGAGGCCCTGGATCAAATTGAGGAGACCATCCCCGACCTGATCATATCGGACATCATGATGCCGAAGATGGACGGCTTCGCGCTGCAGTCGGCCCTACAAACCGACAAGAACACGCGCGTCATTCCGTTCATCTTCCTCACGGCCCGGGCCGACGAAGAGGCGCGCCAGCAGGGCGAGCGGAAGGGCGTGGACGACTACATCACCAAGCCCTTCGACATGGAAACGTTGCTCTCCCGGGTGGAGCGCCTCCTGGAACGCATCGACATGTTCCAGACCCAGCTCGACGCGGAAATCGGGCGCGACTTTTCCAACCGCCTCCTGCCGGACGAGACGCCGGAAATTGGCGGCTACGAGCTCGACTTTTACAGCGAGTCCCGCGAGCAGGGCGGCGGCGACCTCTTCGACTGGACGGAGACCGACGAGGGCACCTACTTCCTCACGATTGGGGACGTGATGGGCAAGGGCCTCCGGGCCAAATTCTACGCCTTCAGCTTCCTAAGCTACGTGCGGGGCACCCTCCACACCTTGCTGGAGGAGTCGACCTCCCCGGCCGCCCTGATGGGCGAGCTGAACGATATGCTCCTCAACGACGATGTGCTGGAGGACACGTTCGCAACGTTTCTGCTCCTCCACTGGGACCCTCACGCCCACACCGTCACGTACGCGAACGCGGGCCACTGCCGCCCCGTCCTGGTACGTCCAGACGGAGCCACAATTCATGAGCACAGCGACCTGATCCTGGGCCTGGAAGAGGACGTACGCTTCTCGGAGGTCTCGTTGGACCTCGACCCGAGCACCGCCCTGGTGTCCTACACCGACGGCCTCACGGAGCAGCACACCCAGGACGGCAGCATGCTGGGCGAGGACGGCGTCCGAGACCTCGCCGTGGAGGCCTACGGCGGCGACGCCCCAATTCAGGCCCTGCTGGACGGGGTTCTGTCCCGAAGCCCCTCCGACAGCTTTGAGGACGACCTCCTGGTCGTCTGGCTGGAGCGCCTGGCCGATTAG